The Bos indicus isolate NIAB-ARS_2022 breed Sahiwal x Tharparkar chromosome X, NIAB-ARS_B.indTharparkar_mat_pri_1.0, whole genome shotgun sequence genome has a window encoding:
- the LOC139181718 gene encoding P antigen family member 3-like, translating to MSGQVASTLGPTKQDSSEVDEPVVDQQPSVEQPQQEEPPAEIQDITPRKEEVHGEDPVNRDEEEEKDPFEDSGLEADLQQLAVAETGGEGGDGPDVREEFASNTEPVEMPEAGEGQPFA from the exons atgagTGGGCAAGTGGCATCAACATTGGGACCTACAAAGCAAGATAGCtccgaggtggatgaacctgtggTT GACCAGCAGCCCAGTGTTGAGCAACCTCAACAAGAGGAACCACCAGCTGAGATTCAGGATATCACACCTAGAAAGGAGGAAGTACATGGAGAGGATCCAGTGAATCGtgatgaagaagaggagaaggatccCTTTGAAG attctggccTGGAAGCTGATCTGCAGCAATTGGCTGTGGCAGAGACTGGGGGTGAAGGTGGAGATGGTCCTGATGTGAGGGAGGAGTTTGCATCAAATACAGAGCCTGTTGAAATGCCAGAAGCAG GTGAAGGGCAACCATTTGCTTGA